DNA sequence from the Novosphingobium sp. KACC 22771 genome:
GCCTTCGGCAAAGCTGGGATAGACGGTGAACATGGAGCTTTTATACAGCGCTTCCATCGTCACATCGGAAATGCCGTTAAAGATGAAAAGCCAGTCATTTTCATAGCCTTGTTCATCGATGTAATGGTGCAATTCGTCAATCTGCCAACCCCATTTGCCAACAAACACAAGGTAGGGGGCCGCATCGCCCATTTCTTCGCGCAATTGTTCCCATACGCGGATTAGCAGCTTGTGATTTTTGCGGACCTCGATTGTCGAGACAACCAGAACATAATCATGTTCAAGCACAAATTGCAGTTTGGGGTCGTCAAGGTCTGCTGAAGAAGACGCTTGTGCCAAGCCTAGTTCTGTTGGCAAAAGGACATCCTGAACAGGCAGATCAAGCTGCTTTGTTTCGCGCAAGTAGAGCTCGACATCGTCGCGGACATAGCGCGAATTGGTCAGCACAAAATCGCACAATTCCAAGGCGTCAGACAACTGGATATTAAACCGGTCGACAGCGTCCGGCATCACGTAATCCTTGTTCCTGATTTGAATCAGGTCATGGATGAACAATCCGAATTTCATGCCGTGGCGCCGCAATTCCGCCACCCTGTCGTACCGGCTGACGATCCAGAACGCGCCGGCAATCATAAAGATGTCCCCCGCCGAGGGATGCACCACCGAGCGCTGGCCTTCGATGGCTTTGACGTTGCGCAGCACCTCATCGCGGTGCACATGGGGTTGGTGGAACAGCTTGACGAGTTGAATGAAGCTGTCGTAGCGAACAGCCAAAAAGCGACCCGTGTCATATTCCGGCATCACCGGAACCACCCGATAGCCTTGGAGCTGCATCTCTTCGACGCTCAGCATCAAATTACCGCAAACACGCTGAATACCGCTCAGGCTTACATTATGCCGCGCGTAATCGATGAAATCGGTGACGTCGAACCAGATCGTCCGTAAGGAGTTTCCACTCTGGGCCAGATCGACGCCTGCGACTGCCCGGCCCCCGCTGATTTCGATTTCATGCTGGGCGTGGTGATTGGTGGGATCCAGATTGAAAGCTTGTTGATAGGCCCATGCTGATGCAGGGGTGTTGCCCATCAACTTATAAAGGTGGCCGCGCTGGAGATAGAGGTCGGAATTACGGTCGTTGATTTGCAGAGCAGCATCATAAGCTGCCAAGGCTTCATCATAGCGACGAGCTTCCTTCAGGCAATTGCCCAATTGCACGATGTAGCCGAAGGTCAGCTTGTTTCTGCCAACGGCATCAAGGAATTGGGTGTAAAGATCAGCTGCGGCATTCCAATTTCCGCGATCACGCTGCTCATTGGCCGAACGGGCAAAGTTAATTTTGCTCAGAAGATTGAGTTTATTGTACAAATTAAACCCCTTCGTCATGCCGAAATCCCCAATTTCTGCATAATTGATCTCTAAAAATGCAGAAAAATTTCAAAGGCCCAGTTTTCGGTAAATCCCGTTCAATTTTTCAGAGAAGGCCTGGTCGCTGAACTTTTCC
Encoded proteins:
- a CDS encoding glycosyltransferase family 4 protein encodes the protein MTKGFNLYNKLNLLSKINFARSANEQRDRGNWNAAADLYTQFLDAVGRNKLTFGYIVQLGNCLKEARRYDEALAAYDAALQINDRNSDLYLQRGHLYKLMGNTPASAWAYQQAFNLDPTNHHAQHEIEISGGRAVAGVDLAQSGNSLRTIWFDVTDFIDYARHNVSLSGIQRVCGNLMLSVEEMQLQGYRVVPVMPEYDTGRFLAVRYDSFIQLVKLFHQPHVHRDEVLRNVKAIEGQRSVVHPSAGDIFMIAGAFWIVSRYDRVAELRRHGMKFGLFIHDLIQIRNKDYVMPDAVDRFNIQLSDALELCDFVLTNSRYVRDDVELYLRETKQLDLPVQDVLLPTELGLAQASSSADLDDPKLQFVLEHDYVLVVSTIEVRKNHKLLIRVWEQLREEMGDAAPYLVFVGKWGWQIDELHHYIDEQGYENDWLFIFNGISDVTMEALYKSSMFTVYPSFAEGFGLPIGESLAYGKPCIASATTAMPEVGRDFVRYFDPFDWETALPVIRQPIIDRNDLRQWQERITNDFKPKRWSDFCSEFYSATIACAEARPVDPVASLPLLPACELLIGGNYDVLVAAAEKRPIITFRAARAHNWHACDDWGTWSSDRRSEIAFRTHLAEGEKADVFLRLHRPPSGDCNPIALIDDGADTVTISLSQHPTFYRLTTTVRTGGEIRLKLLARGKFSNGDRQQYIGWSALTYCRTNNSLEESITMKQIIFSASGR